The genomic DNA CCCGCGCTGCACGCGCGACGACACGGCGGCAGCAGCCGGAACGGCATGCCCGATGGCACAATGAGATGCACGGCAACGTGCAGCGAATCGGCGGCCATCATGGGCGTGTCTCCAGCCAGACCGGATGCGCGACGCCGATCACGGCGGATGCGCTGACCGGGCCGAAATAGCGGCTGTCGAACGACGCCGAGTTGGTCGCGCTCAACAGGAACAGCTCGCCCGGTTCGAGGCGGCGGCAAAGCCGCAAGGATGGCAGCGGCCGGCCCTGCCGGTCGGCAGGCAGCGCGGCGGCCGCAGGCACGCCGTCGATGCGTACCTGCCCGGCGACGATGCAAACGTGTTGCGACGCGACCGCGCCCACACGTTTGAGCAGCGGCACGCGCGTCGGCAGGTAGCCGCGCTGCGCAGCCAGCATGGCGGCCCTGTCAGGCAACGGCACCAGCACGATGCTGTCCACGGACAGCGGACGTGGCAGCGAGGCGGTGCGTGGGTCGAACGGTTCAATGCGATACCAACCGACCGCCACGCTGTCGGACGGGTTGTAGGTCAGACGCGGCAGCGGCGACACGAAAGCTGCCCAGGCCAGCGCAGCGAAGCCGACTGCGGCGAAGCCCGCCAGCGCGAGGCGAGCGCGTCGGCGCGAGCGAGAATGCGGCACGGCTTCGTGCGTGCATGTGGTGTTGGATTGGGTCGTCATGGCATCG from Orrella dioscoreae includes the following:
- a CDS encoding S26 family signal peptidase; translated protein: MTTQSNTTCTHEAVPHSRSRRRARLALAGFAAVGFAALAWAAFVSPLPRLTYNPSDSVAVGWYRIEPFDPRTASLPRPLSVDSIVLVPLPDRAAMLAAQRGYLPTRVPLLKRVGAVASQHVCIVAGQVRIDGVPAAAALPADRQGRPLPSLRLCRRLEPGELFLLSATNSASFDSRYFGPVSASAVIGVAHPVWLETRP